A genomic segment from Triticum dicoccoides isolate Atlit2015 ecotype Zavitan chromosome 1A, WEW_v2.0, whole genome shotgun sequence encodes:
- the LOC119268201 gene encoding probable WRKY transcription factor 50: MAASLGLNPEGVFSSAYAYSSPFLADYXXXXXRAVIDDSDYAAQLHLHDDHQHHPFDQFEHSPPTPTAQISFAGAGDDEHRGEKKIKISARVSSGRIGFRTRSEVEILDDGFKWRKYGKKAVKNSPNPRNYYRCSAEGCGVKKRVERDRDDPRYVVTTYDGVHNHATPGAAAQYYCYSPPRSSPPAAYSAAGLLQF; this comes from the exons ATGGCGGCTTCGTTGGGACTGAACCCTGAAGGTGTATTCAGCTCCGCCTACGCCTACTCCTCCCCTTTCCTGGCCGATTAC NNNNNNNNNNNNNCCCGCGCCGTCATCGACGACAGTGATTACGCGGCTCAGCTCCACCTCCACGACGATCACCAGCACCACCCTTTCGATCAGTTCGAGCACTCGCCGCCGACGCCGACGGCACAGATCTCCTTCGCCGGAGCCGGGGATGACGAACATCGCGGCGAGAAGAAGATCAAGATCAGTGCGAGGGTGAGCTCAGGGAGGATCGGGTTCAGGACGAGGTCAGAGGTGGAAATCTTGGACGACGGGTTCAAGTGGAGGAAGTACGGGAAGAAGGCGGTGAAGAACAGCCCGAACCCGAGGAACTACTACCGGTGCTCGGCGGAGGGCTGCGGCGTCAAGAAGCGCGTGGAGAGGGACCGCGACGACCCCCGCTACGTCGTCACCACCTACGACGGCGTCCACAACCACGCAACGCCCGGCGCCGCCGCGCAGTACTACTGCTACAGCCCCCCGcgcagctcgccgccggcagcgtaTTCCGCCGCTGGCCTACTGCAATTCTGA